A region of Selenomonadales bacterium 4137-cl DNA encodes the following proteins:
- a CDS encoding sigma-70 family RNA polymerase sigma factor, whose amino-acid sequence MVVISSLSDTQFADIVAEYKGLVRAMAKKFYFPGSDREDVIQEGMMGLYKAALAYKPDGRTSFRSFAAMVINRHLITALKTARRGKALVLTSAERLENRVQEDRYAHIKEVGEIIPGAATDPLATIIAEEEAATFIRRLKKVLSPLEMEVLQCRLAGYTIQETAATLARSPKAVDNALTRIKNKFRVETEILKRAIGQ is encoded by the coding sequence GTGGTTGTCATTTCTTCTTTATCAGACACGCAATTTGCCGATATTGTAGCCGAGTACAAGGGTCTGGTCCGTGCGATGGCCAAGAAGTTTTACTTTCCTGGCAGCGATCGCGAAGATGTTATCCAAGAAGGAATGATGGGGCTTTATAAAGCAGCCCTTGCTTATAAGCCGGACGGCAGAACGTCGTTCAGAAGTTTTGCCGCGATGGTTATCAACCGTCATCTGATAACTGCGCTCAAGACGGCGCGGAGGGGCAAGGCACTGGTGCTTACCAGCGCCGAAAGGCTCGAAAACCGAGTGCAGGAAGACCGGTACGCCCATATAAAGGAAGTCGGGGAAATTATCCCCGGAGCGGCGACCGATCCTTTGGCGACGATTATCGCCGAAGAAGAAGCGGCAACCTTTATCCGCAGACTGAAAAAGGTGCTTTCCCCCCTGGAGATGGAAGTTTTGCAATGCCGCCTCGCCGGGTATACAATCCAGGAAACGGCCGCGACGCTGGCGCGGTCGCCTAAGGCTGTCGATAATGCTTTGACGCGGATCAAGAATAAATTCCGGGTAGAGACCGAAATTCTTAAAAGGGCGATCGGTCAGTAA
- a CDS encoding NAD(P)/FAD-dependent oxidoreductase: protein MENKGDLLEKGAILQRDKETYAIAPHIPGGIILDFSLLRKIADVAEKYGAKAVKLTSAQRVAIVGIADDKIDQAWADLGTPKGAAVGLCVRSVKICPAMHFCRMAQQDAVTLGLELDKRYHGMELPSKFKMGVSGCPNSCSEPGIKDLGIMGTPKGYTVMIGGNASARPRLADILAQGVPQEEVLPLVDKIIAYYKANANKYERLGRMLDRIGLEKVKQDLLG from the coding sequence ATGGAGAATAAAGGCGATCTTCTGGAAAAAGGCGCTATACTGCAGCGGGACAAGGAAACGTACGCAATTGCCCCCCATATTCCCGGCGGTATTATCCTCGACTTCAGTCTGTTGCGCAAAATCGCCGACGTTGCCGAGAAATACGGCGCCAAAGCGGTGAAGCTTACCAGCGCACAACGCGTGGCCATCGTCGGCATCGCCGACGACAAGATCGACCAGGCCTGGGCCGACCTCGGCACTCCGAAAGGCGCAGCCGTGGGACTGTGTGTTCGCAGCGTAAAGATTTGTCCGGCGATGCATTTTTGCCGGATGGCCCAGCAGGATGCCGTGACCCTCGGTTTGGAGCTCGACAAGCGCTACCACGGCATGGAGCTTCCCTCGAAGTTCAAGATGGGTGTCTCCGGCTGCCCAAATTCCTGCAGCGAGCCGGGAATAAAAGATTTAGGCATCATGGGCACACCCAAGGGATATACTGTTATGATCGGCGGCAATGCCAGCGCCAGGCCTCGACTTGCCGACATCCTGGCCCAGGGTGTTCCCCAGGAGGAAGTGTTGCCTCTCGTCGATAAGATCATCGCCTATTATAAGGCCAACGCCAACAAATACGAGCGACTAGGCCGGATGCTCGACCGTATCGGCCTGGAAAAGGTCAAACAGGATCTGTTGGGGTAG
- a CDS encoding gamma carbonic anhydrase family protein, which translates to MTEFEGNKPNVDPKAFIAEGARVIGKVTLQEFSSVWFNTVVRGDVNRIEVGRYSNVQDNSVIHVADNYPAIIGDFVTIGHNCVIHAATVEEHCLIGMGAVILTGAVIGKGSIVAAGAVVRENQVIPPYSLVVGLPAKVIKTIPDEWPRIHAQAVKYKTLWTQRYGILPDAGGEVYKGEKII; encoded by the coding sequence ATGACGGAATTTGAAGGCAACAAGCCCAATGTTGACCCCAAGGCGTTTATCGCCGAAGGAGCCCGGGTGATCGGCAAGGTTACGCTGCAAGAGTTCAGCAGCGTCTGGTTCAATACCGTCGTGCGAGGCGACGTCAACCGCATTGAGGTCGGCCGCTACAGCAACGTGCAGGATAACAGCGTCATTCATGTCGCCGACAACTATCCGGCCATCATCGGCGACTTTGTCACTATCGGCCATAATTGTGTAATCCATGCGGCAACAGTTGAGGAACACTGTCTGATCGGCATGGGGGCGGTAATTCTCACCGGAGCCGTTATCGGTAAAGGCAGCATCGTCGCCGCCGGGGCCGTGGTCAGGGAGAACCAGGTGATTCCGCCTTATTCCCTGGTCGTCGGTTTGCCGGCCAAGGTGATAAAAACTATCCCCGACGAGTGGCCGCGCATCCATGCTCAAGCGGTTAAATACAAGACGCTGTGGACGCAGCGCTACGGCATCCTCCCCGATGCCGGCGGCGAAGTGTACAAGGGCGAGAAGATTATCTAG
- a CDS encoding YitT family protein: MPRTKRQRTLRLVEKGVLIFVGSILTAVGLEIFLVPNQIIDGGIIGLAILLSHLTNTPLAVLIVVLNLPFLYIGYKQIGKTFAISTVFAVVSLAGWVAYFRPVPELTHDLFLAAVFGGITVGVGVGLIIRYGGSLDGTEIIAIILDKRTGFSVGEVVMFINLFILSGAGFVFSWDKAMYSLVAYFVAFKVIDITIEGLDETKGVIIVSDNPDEIAETLLARLGRGVTVLHGAGGFTGEPKKVLYSVVTRLEIAKLKSIIYEKDENAFVTVQDVHEVIGGRVKKKAIH, translated from the coding sequence ATGCCGCGCACCAAGCGCCAGAGGACGCTCCGCCTGGTCGAGAAAGGAGTCCTGATATTTGTCGGCTCCATCCTGACAGCCGTTGGGCTGGAGATTTTCCTCGTCCCCAATCAGATCATCGACGGGGGTATCATCGGTCTCGCTATTCTGCTCAGTCATCTGACAAACACACCGCTTGCCGTCCTGATCGTCGTCCTCAACCTCCCTTTTCTTTATATCGGCTACAAGCAGATCGGCAAGACCTTCGCCATTTCCACCGTCTTCGCCGTCGTATCCCTGGCCGGTTGGGTGGCGTACTTTCGTCCCGTTCCCGAGCTAACGCACGACCTTTTCCTTGCCGCCGTCTTCGGCGGGATAACCGTCGGCGTGGGAGTGGGCCTGATCATCCGCTACGGAGGGTCGCTCGACGGCACGGAAATCATTGCTATTATTCTTGATAAAAGGACCGGCTTTTCGGTCGGCGAAGTGGTAATGTTCATCAACCTCTTCATCCTTTCCGGAGCCGGGTTCGTATTTTCCTGGGACAAGGCGATGTATTCGCTGGTTGCCTATTTTGTCGCCTTCAAGGTCATCGATATTACCATCGAGGGCCTTGACGAGACAAAAGGGGTAATAATCGTTTCCGACAATCCCGACGAAATTGCCGAAACCCTTCTTGCCCGTCTGGGTAGGGGCGTGACGGTGCTGCACGGTGCCGGCGGGTTTACCGGCGAGCCTAAGAAGGTCCTTTACTCGGTTGTCACCAGGCTGGAAATTGCCAAGCTTAAGTCGATCATCTATGAAAAAGACGAAAATGCGTTCGTCACGGTACAGGATGTCCATGAGGTGATCGGCGGCAGGGTCAAAAAGAAAGCCATCCACTAA
- a CDS encoding ABC transporter substrate-binding protein, protein MRTKWLALVLAVVFAAVVAGCGGSSGGADVIKIGQTVALTGDSSMWGQSEKNALEMEIAKINAKGGVLGKKLQLVAYDNRADATEAVNIAKRLVGEKVVAIIGPAQSGVAIATTSVTEPSKVPFIATTATNPKVTVDDKTGKVRNYAFRTCFIDPFQGTVAAQFAVKDLKAKTAAVIYDVGSDYSAWLGKYFIEEFQKQGGKIIANEAFRTGELDFRAILGKVKGSSPDVLFIPTMQKEAALVMKQAADLGIKAKFLGGDGWGSPDLVTLGGSAVEGSYFVNLASLDDPDIQSFIKEYKEKYKSDPVMPNPVMAIDGLYAIVDALKKTNSTDPAKIAEQLAKTKDLQALSGKLTIDPKTHNPLNKPAVIQEVKGGKFVFKAKFVTQ, encoded by the coding sequence ATGCGTACAAAATGGTTGGCATTAGTTTTGGCAGTTGTTTTTGCCGCCGTTGTCGCCGGTTGCGGCGGCTCATCGGGCGGCGCTGATGTAATCAAGATCGGCCAGACGGTTGCGCTGACCGGCGACAGCTCGATGTGGGGCCAGTCGGAAAAGAACGCCCTGGAAATGGAAATCGCCAAGATCAACGCTAAAGGCGGGGTGCTGGGCAAGAAGCTCCAGCTTGTCGCTTACGACAACCGCGCTGACGCCACCGAGGCGGTCAACATCGCCAAACGGCTTGTCGGCGAAAAGGTCGTCGCCATTATCGGCCCCGCCCAGAGCGGCGTCGCCATCGCCACAACCTCGGTTACCGAACCGTCAAAGGTGCCGTTCATCGCCACCACCGCTACCAATCCTAAGGTTACGGTTGACGACAAGACCGGCAAGGTCAGGAACTATGCGTTCCGCACCTGCTTTATCGATCCCTTCCAGGGAACGGTGGCCGCCCAGTTCGCCGTCAAGGACCTGAAAGCCAAGACAGCGGCTGTCATTTATGATGTCGGCTCCGACTATTCCGCCTGGCTGGGCAAGTATTTCATCGAAGAGTTTCAGAAGCAGGGCGGCAAAATTATCGCCAATGAAGCTTTCCGTACGGGCGAGCTCGACTTCCGCGCCATCCTCGGCAAAGTGAAGGGCTCCAGCCCTGACGTCCTCTTTATCCCGACGATGCAGAAAGAAGCGGCTCTCGTTATGAAACAGGCTGCCGACCTCGGCATCAAGGCCAAATTCCTCGGCGGCGACGGCTGGGGCAGCCCGGACCTCGTAACCCTCGGCGGCTCGGCTGTGGAAGGTTCGTATTTCGTTAACCTGGCCAGCTTGGACGACCCCGACATCCAGTCGTTCATCAAGGAATACAAGGAAAAATACAAGAGCGACCCGGTTATGCCCAACCCGGTAATGGCTATTGACGGCTTGTATGCCATTGTCGACGCCCTCAAGAAGACCAACAGCACCGACCCGGCGAAGATCGCCGAGCAGCTCGCGAAAACCAAGGACCTGCAAGCGTTGAGCGGCAAGCTTACCATCGACCCCAAGACCCACAATCCGCTCAACAAACCGGCGGTCATCCAGGAAGTCAAAGGCGGCAAGTTTGTATTCAAGGCCAAGTTTGTCACCCAGTAA
- a CDS encoding branched-chain amino acid ABC transporter permease produces the protein MFIQTLVTGLAIGGIYALMAVGYSLVFSILNFSNFAYGSIIMLGAYIGYYVLMHMGVPLALAVLLSIAGAAVLCFVNERMAYSTLRKRNASSLYFMISAMGTSIFLENLVYATIGSRFYAFPEVLTQQNVSFGGVSIGLLDVFAIVFSAIAIYGLHYFLQNSKTGIAIRAASYDMQVCQLNGVNVNKVIGWVFLLAGGLAGISGMFLGMKYMVYPTMGWITNKAYIAAVIGGLGSLPGAVVGGLILGVLETFVSAYVSSVVRDVFSFSLLVVLLLVLPTGLFGKFLEEKV, from the coding sequence ATGTTCATCCAAACGCTAGTGACCGGACTCGCTATCGGCGGCATCTACGCCCTGATGGCGGTAGGATACTCCCTGGTATTCAGCATCCTCAACTTCAGCAACTTCGCATACGGTTCAATCATCATGCTCGGCGCGTACATCGGTTACTATGTTTTGATGCATATGGGCGTCCCTCTGGCGCTGGCCGTTCTCCTTTCCATCGCCGGGGCTGCCGTGCTCTGCTTCGTCAACGAGCGGATGGCCTACAGTACGCTGCGCAAGCGCAACGCCTCCTCGCTCTACTTCATGATCAGCGCCATGGGGACATCGATATTCCTCGAAAACCTCGTTTATGCCACAATCGGCTCGCGTTTTTACGCCTTCCCCGAAGTTCTCACTCAGCAGAACGTCTCCTTCGGCGGTGTATCGATCGGCCTTCTGGACGTATTCGCTATCGTCTTTTCGGCTATCGCCATCTACGGCCTGCACTACTTCCTCCAGAACAGCAAGACGGGCATCGCCATCCGGGCGGCGTCTTACGACATGCAGGTCTGTCAGCTAAACGGCGTCAACGTCAACAAGGTAATCGGCTGGGTATTTCTGCTCGCCGGGGGCTTGGCCGGCATCTCCGGCATGTTCCTGGGAATGAAGTACATGGTATATCCCACCATGGGCTGGATAACCAACAAAGCATACATCGCCGCCGTCATCGGCGGCCTCGGCAGCCTCCCTGGGGCGGTCGTCGGCGGACTCATCCTCGGGGTGCTGGAGACCTTCGTATCCGCCTATGTGTCGTCGGTCGTCCGCGATGTTTTCAGCTTCTCTCTGCTTGTCGTTCTGCTCCTGGTGCTGCCGACAGGCCTGTTCGGCAAATTTCTCGAGGAAAAGGTGTAA
- a CDS encoding branched-chain amino acid ABC transporter permease: protein MLDYVSGIITFSLIYVIATVGLAVFTGFTGLFSLGHAAFFAIGAYTAGILTYFYDVNFWAALAAGIASSSLVGLFIGYPTLKAKLRSDYFAIATLGFGEAVRVLLENLDITQGARGLPGIANETTLPVVILLTVLVLWVARNFVHSRYGRAAIAVREDFVAAEMMGINLFQVRIRSLVFSAGCAGLAGGLFAHYVSFIQPGMFTAALSTQLTASVVAGGMGSITGPTVAAVLFVAVPEALRMASMWRLVAYGFLLVAIMVFRPQGLFGFREISWQSCVRCFRRKPAAAGEGAGR, encoded by the coding sequence ATGCTCGATTATGTCAGTGGCATCATAACCTTCAGCCTGATCTACGTCATCGCCACGGTGGGGCTGGCCGTCTTCACCGGGTTTACCGGTCTTTTCTCCCTCGGCCACGCGGCCTTTTTCGCCATCGGCGCCTACACGGCCGGCATCCTTACTTACTTTTACGATGTGAATTTCTGGGCGGCGCTGGCAGCCGGCATTGCCTCATCCTCGCTGGTCGGCTTGTTCATCGGCTACCCGACGCTTAAAGCCAAGCTCCGCAGCGACTACTTCGCCATCGCTACCCTCGGCTTCGGCGAGGCGGTGCGGGTGCTGCTCGAAAACCTCGATATCACCCAGGGGGCTCGCGGTCTCCCCGGCATCGCCAACGAGACAACCCTGCCGGTAGTAATCCTTCTGACCGTACTCGTTTTGTGGGTGGCCCGCAACTTCGTCCACTCCCGCTACGGGCGGGCGGCCATCGCCGTCCGCGAGGATTTCGTGGCCGCCGAGATGATGGGCATCAACCTGTTCCAGGTAAGGATCCGGTCGCTGGTATTCAGCGCCGGTTGCGCCGGCTTGGCCGGCGGCCTGTTCGCCCATTACGTCTCCTTCATCCAGCCGGGCATGTTTACCGCCGCCCTCTCCACCCAGCTGACCGCCAGCGTCGTTGCCGGAGGCATGGGCAGCATCACCGGGCCCACGGTGGCTGCGGTGCTGTTCGTCGCCGTGCCCGAGGCGCTCAGGATGGCAAGTATGTGGCGGCTTGTGGCCTACGGCTTCCTGCTGGTGGCGATCATGGTCTTCAGGCCCCAGGGACTGTTCGGCTTCCGGGAAATTTCCTGGCAAAGCTGCGTCCGCTGCTTCCGCAGAAAACCGGCCGCCGCCGGAGAGGGGGCAGGACGGTGA
- a CDS encoding ABC transporter ATP-binding protein, which yields MSMLELTGVTKKFGGIVACKDISFSVAPGQVAGLIGPNGAGKTTVFNLITGVYAPTAGSITFADQDITAIRPDKVVAHGIARTFQNIRLFRNLTVLDNVRIAVDKEVDYALGEALVRSPRVKNLEQEICALAMERLEEVGLADKADVRADSLPYGLQRKLEIARALALRPRLLLLDEPAAGMNPEESLELAGLVRTLHARHDLTILLIEHHMDVVMELCERIFVLDFGVKLAEGTAEEIQTNPDVLRAYLGEGYKRVRSQ from the coding sequence GTGAGCATGCTCGAACTGACAGGGGTCACCAAAAAATTCGGCGGTATCGTCGCCTGCAAAGACATCAGCTTTTCGGTCGCCCCGGGGCAGGTCGCCGGCCTCATCGGCCCCAACGGCGCTGGCAAGACGACCGTGTTCAACCTTATCACCGGCGTATACGCACCCACAGCCGGAAGCATAACCTTCGCCGACCAAGACATCACCGCCATTCGCCCCGACAAGGTAGTGGCGCACGGCATAGCCCGCACCTTTCAGAACATCCGCCTGTTCCGCAATCTGACGGTGCTCGACAATGTCCGGATCGCCGTCGACAAAGAGGTCGACTACGCCCTTGGCGAAGCGTTGGTGCGGTCGCCGCGGGTGAAGAACTTAGAACAGGAAATCTGCGCGTTGGCGATGGAACGACTTGAGGAAGTCGGCCTGGCGGATAAGGCGGATGTGCGGGCCGACAGCCTGCCGTACGGTCTGCAGCGCAAGCTCGAAATCGCCCGCGCCCTGGCCCTCCGGCCCAGACTGCTGCTCCTTGACGAGCCGGCCGCCGGCATGAATCCCGAGGAGTCGCTGGAACTCGCCGGGCTGGTGCGCACCCTTCACGCCCGCCACGACTTGACCATCCTGCTCATCGAGCATCACATGGACGTGGTGATGGAGCTGTGCGAGCGGATTTTCGTCCTCGACTTCGGCGTCAAACTGGCGGAAGGCACGGCCGAGGAGATCCAGACCAATCCTGATGTGCTGCGAGCCTACCTCGGGGAGGGATACAAACGTGTTAGAAGTCAGTAA
- a CDS encoding ABC transporter ATP-binding protein, whose protein sequence is MCCEPTSGRDTNVLEVSNLNVKYGQIHALRDVSLSVQPGRIVAVIGANGAGKSTLMMTLAGLLAPASGQVTYEGRPVPAKAYEVLARGICLVPERRRLYANLTVKENLLMGAFLRNDNDGIEADLEKMYALFPILRERLKQYAGTLSGGEQQMVAIARGLMSRPKLLLLDEPSLGLAPLLVENVFKTIREIKARGTTILLAEQNAFQALEMADDAFVLETGRVLLTGAGSDLIADPLVRKAYLGIKG, encoded by the coding sequence ATGTGCTGCGAGCCTACCTCGGGGAGGGATACAAACGTGTTAGAAGTCAGTAACCTTAATGTCAAGTACGGCCAGATACACGCCCTCCGCGACGTCAGCCTGTCGGTGCAGCCCGGCCGCATTGTGGCCGTCATCGGCGCCAACGGCGCGGGCAAATCCACCCTGATGATGACGCTGGCCGGCCTGCTGGCCCCCGCCTCCGGGCAGGTAACCTACGAGGGGAGACCGGTACCCGCCAAAGCATACGAAGTGCTTGCCAGGGGGATCTGCCTGGTTCCCGAGCGCCGCCGCCTGTACGCCAACCTGACGGTAAAGGAAAACCTCCTTATGGGGGCGTTCCTTCGCAACGACAATGACGGCATCGAGGCCGACCTGGAAAAAATGTACGCCTTGTTTCCCATCCTGCGGGAACGGCTGAAGCAATACGCCGGCACGCTGTCCGGCGGCGAACAGCAGATGGTCGCCATCGCCCGGGGGCTGATGTCGCGTCCCAAACTATTGCTGCTCGACGAGCCGTCGCTGGGGCTGGCGCCCCTTCTCGTGGAAAATGTTTTCAAGACGATCCGGGAGATCAAGGCCCGGGGCACGACCATCTTGCTCGCCGAACAGAACGCCTTTCAGGCCCTGGAGATGGCCGACGACGCCTTTGTCCTCGAGACGGGGCGCGTATTGCTGACAGGCGCGGGCAGCGACCTGATCGCCGACCCCTTGGTGCGCAAAGCGTACCTGGGCATAAAAGGCTAG
- a CDS encoding PLP-dependent aspartate aminotransferase family protein, giving the protein MKLETLLVHGDEGDPATGAVSTPIYQASTFRQHTVGQQGGYQYSRGSNPTRHALEEQMALLEGGSRGFAFASGMAAMTAVLHLFKAGDHIVASQNLYGGTSRVLDRVLGRFGLSASYVEFRDLAEIAAAITPATRALIIETPSNPTLMVTDIAAVAALAHERGLLAIADNTFMSPYLQQPLSLGVDIVVHSATKFIGGHSDVLAGVVVVKDGKLAEELHFVQNATGGVLGPQDSWLLLRGLKTLGVRMDRQAANARAVAEWLRGRHEVHKIYYLGFADHPGHDLHFRQARGTGNVVSFDLGDGDFARGFLSRTKLCVLGDSLGGVETLVNLPDVMSHGSVPSARKLRMGVTTSLIRLSAGIEHPDDIIADLEQALKQ; this is encoded by the coding sequence ATGAAACTCGAAACATTGCTTGTTCACGGCGACGAAGGCGACCCGGCGACCGGGGCGGTGAGCACGCCCATCTACCAGGCGTCGACTTTCAGGCAGCACACCGTCGGCCAGCAGGGCGGCTACCAGTATTCGCGGGGTTCAAACCCTACCCGCCATGCGCTTGAGGAGCAGATGGCCCTCCTGGAGGGCGGCAGCCGGGGCTTCGCGTTTGCTTCGGGCATGGCGGCGATGACGGCCGTCCTGCACCTTTTCAAGGCCGGCGACCACATCGTCGCCAGCCAGAACCTCTATGGGGGCACCTCGCGCGTTCTCGACCGGGTACTAGGCCGCTTCGGCCTGTCGGCCAGCTACGTGGAATTCCGCGATCTGGCAGAGATTGCCGCCGCCATCACCCCGGCGACAAGGGCGCTTATAATTGAAACTCCGTCCAACCCTACCCTGATGGTGACCGACATTGCCGCCGTCGCTGCCTTAGCCCACGAACGGGGGCTGCTTGCCATCGCCGATAACACCTTCATGTCCCCTTACCTGCAGCAGCCGCTGTCCCTGGGCGTGGATATCGTCGTTCACAGCGCCACCAAGTTCATCGGCGGCCATAGCGACGTGCTCGCCGGCGTGGTGGTCGTCAAAGACGGAAAACTGGCGGAGGAACTGCATTTCGTCCAGAACGCCACCGGCGGCGTTCTCGGACCTCAGGACTCCTGGCTGCTTCTCCGCGGCCTTAAGACCCTCGGTGTGCGCATGGACCGCCAGGCGGCCAACGCCCGGGCCGTGGCCGAGTGGCTGCGGGGCCGGCACGAGGTGCATAAAATTTATTACCTCGGCTTTGCCGATCATCCGGGGCACGACCTCCACTTCCGCCAGGCGAGGGGCACCGGCAATGTCGTCTCCTTCGACCTGGGCGACGGCGACTTCGCCCGCGGTTTTTTGTCCCGGACCAAGCTATGCGTTCTCGGCGACAGCCTCGGCGGCGTGGAGACGCTCGTCAACCTGCCGGACGTTATGTCCCACGGGTCTGTGCCGAGCGCGCGCAAGCTGCGCATGGGGGTTACAACCAGTTTGATAAGACTGTCGGCGGGAATCGAGCACCCGGATGATATAATTGCCGATTTGGAACAAGCGCTTAAACAGTAG
- the dapF gene encoding diaminopimelate epimerase codes for MPTDFYKYHALGNDYIVIDPNKSALALSEENIRLICHRNFGVGSDGILFGPLLEAGGMRLRILNPDGSEAEKSGNGIRIFSRYLVEAGYVKGKEFSLITAGGTVAVAVLDGVGGLIKVDMGAASFSSADLPASGPAREIFGETLALGEAEYTINCVSMGNPHCVIPLDDISRETAERLGPLVENHPLFPRRTNVQFLKVIDRANIRIEIWERGAGYTLASGSSSCAAASVAHRLGLTGPEVKVHMPGGVIDIDIRPDGHVFMTGPVTGVMTGSFAPDLRRQVGLGAVKQ; via the coding sequence GTGCCGACTGACTTCTATAAATACCATGCTCTCGGCAACGACTACATCGTCATCGACCCAAATAAAAGCGCGCTAGCGCTGTCGGAAGAAAACATCCGCCTGATCTGCCATCGCAATTTCGGCGTCGGTTCGGATGGCATCCTTTTCGGACCGCTGCTGGAAGCCGGGGGGATGAGACTAAGGATACTCAACCCCGACGGCAGTGAGGCGGAAAAAAGCGGCAACGGAATTCGCATCTTCTCCCGCTATCTTGTGGAAGCAGGCTATGTTAAGGGCAAAGAGTTCTCGCTCATAACCGCCGGCGGAACGGTTGCGGTCGCGGTGCTCGACGGGGTCGGCGGCTTAATAAAGGTCGACATGGGTGCAGCCAGTTTCAGCAGCGCCGACCTGCCGGCTAGCGGTCCGGCGCGCGAGATCTTCGGCGAGACGCTCGCCCTGGGCGAAGCGGAGTACACGATCAACTGCGTTTCGATGGGCAATCCCCATTGCGTCATTCCTCTTGACGATATTTCCCGGGAAACAGCCGAACGGCTCGGACCGCTCGTCGAAAACCACCCGCTTTTCCCGCGGCGGACCAACGTTCAATTTCTCAAGGTAATCGACCGGGCCAATATCCGCATCGAAATCTGGGAGCGGGGAGCAGGATACACCCTCGCCTCCGGAAGCAGCAGCTGCGCCGCGGCCAGCGTCGCCCACCGGCTGGGGCTTACCGGGCCGGAGGTCAAGGTTCATATGCCAGGCGGGGTCATCGATATCGACATCCGGCCGGACGGCCACGTTTTCATGACCGGGCCGGTCACCGGCGTGATGACCGGGTCGTTTGCCCCCGACCTTCGCCGCCAGGTCGGACTTGGGGCCGTTAAGCAGTGA
- a CDS encoding GNAT family N-acetyltransferase gives MITVAPLAESDLPALIALFAELTDELTDYAPMAANFRAMSAGDSYILLGAKLEGELVGFVMGIICLDIVGCCRPFLVVENVIVAKAARRQGVARRLWDELEAEARRRGCYYVFLVSVDWREDAHRFYASVGFAPDKYKGFKKYLDR, from the coding sequence GTGATTACCGTAGCGCCGCTCGCGGAGAGCGACTTGCCTGCGCTGATCGCCCTATTTGCCGAACTGACCGATGAGCTCACCGATTATGCGCCGATGGCGGCCAACTTCCGCGCCATGTCTGCCGGCGACAGTTACATTCTGCTTGGGGCAAAACTGGAGGGTGAACTCGTCGGCTTTGTTATGGGCATAATTTGCCTCGATATCGTTGGCTGCTGCCGGCCCTTTTTGGTGGTGGAAAACGTCATCGTCGCAAAGGCGGCGCGGCGCCAGGGGGTGGCCCGGCGGCTGTGGGACGAACTGGAGGCCGAAGCCCGGCGACGAGGCTGTTACTACGTCTTCCTCGTATCGGTCGACTGGCGGGAGGATGCTCACCGTTTTTACGCCAGCGTGGGCTTCGCTCCGGATAAGTATAAAGGCTTTAAGAAATATCTAGACAGATAA